The following coding sequences lie in one Pseudarthrobacter phenanthrenivorans Sphe3 genomic window:
- a CDS encoding glycosyltransferase, which translates to MNILFASQAIDGHFNPMTGVAMKLKERGHDVRWYTGPVFARKLQDLGIPILPFKRAIEHRADNLFELYPERAKLNGPMAIGFDGEKIFASNISNFFEDIRELDREFPFDVLVVDHSMFIQRLVAHLLAKPVVNVVVIPNMESDPLVPPLFFGFRPPRNPAEKALQGMAGLLSDKVILRAAHQSYQRQHSFYGLDVPKGARLTDDAYRCSDAIIQAGTESLDFPRRNRNPKVKYVGALLPFRPPGDTDPEDLPRGYRTTIVLTQGTMDNADQNKLIIPALEALKDMDALVIVATGGRKTAELR; encoded by the coding sequence ATGAACATCCTGTTCGCGAGCCAAGCAATCGACGGCCACTTCAATCCGATGACCGGAGTGGCCATGAAGCTGAAGGAGCGAGGACATGATGTCCGCTGGTACACGGGGCCGGTGTTCGCCCGAAAGCTCCAGGACCTCGGAATTCCCATCCTTCCCTTCAAACGGGCCATTGAGCACCGCGCCGACAACCTCTTCGAGCTGTACCCGGAACGGGCAAAACTCAACGGACCCATGGCTATCGGTTTTGACGGTGAAAAGATCTTCGCCAGCAACATCAGCAACTTCTTTGAGGACATCCGGGAGCTGGACCGGGAATTCCCCTTCGACGTCCTGGTAGTGGACCACTCCATGTTCATCCAGCGGCTCGTTGCGCACCTGCTGGCCAAGCCGGTAGTGAATGTAGTGGTGATTCCCAATATGGAAAGCGATCCGCTGGTGCCCCCACTCTTCTTCGGCTTCCGGCCGCCGCGGAACCCTGCCGAGAAGGCGCTGCAGGGCATGGCCGGGCTGCTGTCGGACAAAGTGATTCTCCGCGCTGCCCACCAGAGCTACCAGCGCCAGCACAGCTTCTATGGGCTGGACGTGCCCAAAGGGGCCAGGCTCACCGACGATGCCTACCGGTGCTCGGATGCCATCATCCAGGCCGGCACCGAGTCCCTCGACTTTCCGCGCCGCAATAGGAACCCGAAAGTGAAATATGTCGGGGCCCTCCTGCCCTTCCGGCCACCCGGTGATACCGACCCGGAAGACCTGCCGCGCGGATACCGGACCACCATTGTGCTCACCCAGGGCACAATGGACAACGCGGACCAGAACAAACTGATCATTCCCGCGCTGGAAGCGCTGAAGGACATGGACGCACTGGTCATCGTGGCAACCGGCGGCAGGAAGACCGCGGAGCTGCGTTAG
- a CDS encoding glycosyltransferase: protein MRDYVDFGAAFGSTDVFITNGGFGGVQLALSAGVPLVVSGINEGKSDVNARVEYAGAGINLRTEAPSPEKIRAAVRSILADPQWKNRAQQMREDFARQDPAQAAAEVIESVPGSRRLPQ, encoded by the coding sequence ATCAGGGACTACGTGGACTTTGGCGCGGCCTTTGGATCCACGGATGTCTTCATCACCAACGGCGGGTTTGGCGGTGTACAGCTGGCACTCTCGGCAGGCGTCCCGCTGGTGGTGTCGGGCATCAACGAGGGCAAGAGTGACGTCAATGCACGGGTGGAGTACGCCGGTGCCGGCATCAACCTGCGGACCGAGGCGCCCTCGCCGGAGAAGATCCGTGCGGCTGTGCGTTCCATCCTTGCTGACCCGCAGTGGAAGAACCGGGCTCAACAGATGCGGGAAGACTTCGCACGGCAGGATCCGGCGCAGGCAGCAGCAGAGGTCATCGAAAGTGTCCCCGGCTCCAGGCGGCTGCCGCAGTAA